The Hymenobacter oligotrophus genome has a window encoding:
- a CDS encoding RidA family protein produces MKRLFLAAALLGGAQLTSAQTAAPAKSLNRQTFNLHAAGENQYGYAQAVLVGNTLYISGTVHPGKTMAEQVAGIYRTLEKTLAHHGLGFQHVVKENVYTVDLNVFPQENELRKKYYNGVYPAATWVEVKRLLMPSALVEIELVAMKPTP; encoded by the coding sequence ATGAAACGCTTGTTCTTGGCAGCCGCGCTGCTTGGCGGTGCGCAACTTACCTCGGCGCAAACCGCAGCGCCAGCCAAATCACTTAATCGCCAAACTTTTAACCTGCATGCAGCCGGCGAAAACCAATACGGCTATGCGCAAGCCGTACTGGTTGGCAACACCCTGTACATATCGGGCACGGTGCACCCAGGCAAAACCATGGCCGAGCAGGTAGCAGGCATCTACCGAACCCTGGAGAAAACGCTGGCGCACCACGGCCTTGGCTTCCAGCACGTGGTAAAGGAAAACGTGTATACCGTCGACCTAAACGTCTTTCCGCAGGAAAACGAGCTGCGCAAGAAGTACTACAACGGCGTGTACCCCGCCGCTACCTGGGTGGAAGTAAAACGCTTACTGATGCCCTCGGCGTTGGTGGAAATAGAGCTGGTGGCCATGAAGCCTACGCCCTAG
- a CDS encoding DUF4142 domain-containing protein: MKKLLLPALLSAALLAGTSACTDNKGSNPDTTATANNNADDNAMGNGTNGMANASNDGDTTGQGAGMSADSRTAPMGMNGNNSGETAPHKDDPEFMKSAAHSDQNEIQLSRLVLEKGVTGMAKDHANMMITDHTKSTADLTAIAKKKGVTLPTDMDAEHKAIADEMRKLGGEQLAQRFMQQMVTDHQKTLNTMQAHLQMTQDADIKGFITKTTPVIQKHLDTSKQHSNMKM, from the coding sequence ATGAAAAAGCTACTTCTGCCGGCGCTGCTTAGCGCGGCCCTGCTGGCCGGCACCTCAGCCTGCACCGACAACAAGGGCAGCAACCCCGACACCACTGCCACGGCCAACAACAACGCCGACGACAACGCCATGGGCAACGGCACCAACGGCATGGCCAACGCCTCGAACGACGGCGACACCACCGGCCAGGGCGCGGGCATGTCGGCTGATAGCCGCACTGCCCCGATGGGCATGAACGGCAACAACTCGGGCGAAACCGCACCGCACAAAGACGACCCCGAGTTCATGAAATCAGCCGCGCACAGCGACCAGAACGAGATTCAGCTAAGCCGCCTCGTGCTGGAGAAGGGCGTAACGGGCATGGCCAAGGACCACGCCAACATGATGATTACCGACCACACCAAGTCGACGGCTGACCTGACGGCCATTGCCAAAAAGAAAGGCGTAACCTTGCCCACCGACATGGACGCCGAGCACAAAGCCATTGCCGACGAAATGCGCAAGCTGGGCGGCGAGCAGCTGGCCCAACGCTTTATGCAGCAAATGGTAACCGACCACCAGAAAACCCTGAACACCATGCAGGCTCACCTGCAGATGACCCAGGACGCCGACATCAAGGGCTTCATCACCAAAACCACGCCCGTGATTCAGAAGCACCTCGATACCTCGAAGCAGCACAGCAACATGAAAATGTAA
- a CDS encoding DUF4142 domain-containing protein: MHLLKQYLPLCLLGSLLACNSGNRDPVADAKFENEQRIGNEDITKRQEQDAEFLVEATTNGLLEVELSKLAQSKATRPEVRNLAQQLMRGHTGINASLRTLAGQKNIAVPDGLGGDQQDLYKELAGLTGAEFDRQYVEEIVDAHSNAEDAFEDMADEAYDGDIRAFAAKYAPVLEEHRKQAEQVEDQLKP; encoded by the coding sequence ATGCACCTGCTCAAACAATACTTACCGCTATGCCTCCTAGGTAGCCTGCTGGCTTGTAACTCCGGCAACCGCGACCCAGTGGCCGACGCCAAGTTTGAGAACGAGCAGCGCATCGGCAACGAAGACATAACCAAACGCCAGGAGCAAGACGCCGAATTTTTGGTGGAGGCTACCACCAATGGCTTGCTCGAAGTAGAGCTCAGCAAGCTTGCCCAGTCGAAGGCGACCCGCCCCGAAGTGCGCAACCTGGCCCAACAGCTTATGCGTGGGCACACGGGCATCAACGCCTCGTTGCGCACCTTGGCCGGCCAGAAAAACATTGCCGTGCCCGATGGATTGGGCGGTGACCAGCAGGATCTGTACAAAGAATTGGCAGGCCTGACGGGTGCCGAATTCGACCGCCAATACGTAGAGGAAATTGTGGATGCGCATAGCAACGCCGAAGATGCCTTTGAGGACATGGCCGACGAAGCGTACGACGGCGACATTCGCGCGTTTGCCGCCAAGTACGCGCCCGTGCTCGAGGAGCACCGCAAGCAGGCCGAGCAGGTAGAAGACCAGCTAAAGCCCTAG